From the genome of Heliangelus exortis chromosome 23, bHelExo1.hap1, whole genome shotgun sequence:
ATAAAAACTACTTTAGCTGAATTAATAACTCACCAACGATGTAAGAGATGTCAGGTACAGAGTTTAACATGACAGCTCGGGTTACTATTTCAGGTTTGTTGGTCCTTTGGGTCAGGAGCAGGTTCAGAGCAGTGTGAGGCAGAACTGTGGAAAGTGCTGCTTCTGATTCATTGCAAACAGTGTCACGAATGCTGTTTCCAGGGACAGCCACAGATTTACAGCTGCAAGAGACAAAAGGAGGAGTCAGGAAGGGAAGCAGCCCCATGCAGAGGTAAGGTTGGTGCCAGGGGGAATCACTGGCTTACACTCGATGTGGTTTGCAGCTGGTCTTGTAGGATTCTTCACGTGAAAAAGTTCCAGGAGGACAAGGTTTGCATTCAGTGTCTGTGCTGTCTGTCCCTTGagacaaaggaaataaaacaaacactgcAGTTACTCATCTGGTGAGAAACAGGAATGGATTCTGCAGATCTGCGGCACAGATCCTGCAAGTGACACGAAATGACACAAAATGCAGGGTCTTTACCTGTCACAAAGGGGATGATTTGAAgcacccaacccaaccccaaagcAGATTCACCGGCTGGTCGTTTCGTGCCCTTGGTAGTCAGGGTTTTTCAAAGACtaaaaacccccccaaaaggTTAAAGCGTGGTACTGCAGACCAAGCTGAGCTTCAGCCCCCACAATCTGATCACCTCCCACGTTCTGCTGGAGTTCAGcatctttgtttcttaaaaacagCCAGGGCTTCACCTCTGAGGATCTTAGAACTTTGAGAGAAGCTCCATTATCAGAGTGGTGACTTCCACCATTTAATAAAGACAGGGTAACCAAAATGCAACCTGAAGTCCTGCTTCAAGGATTCAAGCAGGAATTAAATGGTCTTGAATCCGAGTCACTTCTAGGGGGGAAATCACACGGCAGAGCAAAGCCAAGAAAGATTGAGCTGGGCTGAGGAATTTTGTGATATCTGGGAGTTACAGATTGCACCATGTCCATTTGGATATGGCTCTTGAAAATCCTGTTGCTCTAGGCATGGCCTGCTTGCTAAGATAGTGGTTGCTCTAAAAAGAATGCATAACTGTAGGGAATTAAAAGACAATATTCCTGGGATTTGCTGAGTTGGAGACAGATTCAGAAGTATGTATGGACTATTATTACATAAAAATAACCCTCTTCATACAGGAGAACTATGTTGCATGTAGAGTGTTCAGAATTAAATTACCTCTTCTGGAAACTCTGTAGCCTTTCCCACATTTTCTGTGCAACCTACAGACTTTGCAGTAATCATCTATTTTCAAGATGCAGTACTCATTGGGTGGGCAGCTACAGATTCTGTCCTGGGACCTAGTGCAGGTTTGATTCTGCACAAatcctgtttttaaaacaagaacaaagaGAGATGTCATTAGCAACACTTAAAAATCATAGCCTGCAAAGTTTCAAGTAAATATGAAGTTATGTTCACATACCACAAACTGAAAGCAATTTTACAGCTTCTGGCTAGTATATTgtcataaaataaatgttatttgcCCCAACATCTACATTTTCAGAAGAGTTTTCTCCCTAGGAAAGGAGAAATTTGCATCTGTAGAGTTCACCCTTGAAACTCTGTACCTGGAAGTTGTGCTGTGATGTCTCACAGCCATAAATGAGTCCCTCTGCATTACCTGGGGTCATCACTGCAGCATCTGGGGCCCTACTAAAATTTGTAGCCTATGAAGGTTGTGCAGCTGTATTTAAAGTTACCAGAGACCTTACTGCAGACATCTTTATGCTGTAACTAACCAGCTTTGTAAGATTACCTGTTTAGATGAGACCAAAGACTGTATTCTTCAAACTTACTTGCCAGTGAGTCAAGTAGAGTATTTTGTACACCagtttccattaaaaattatgGACAAGAGCATGACTGAATTTGTTAAAGCATTTGCTCTGTTCTACCAGTGTACAGATGCTGGTGCAATGCACTAATTTATATAATGAACCCGTGTGCCATCACTGACTGCACTGctttgcaaaggaaataaaactaataAAGGAATTTTACAGCTGGAGTTTGGTGTTGTCAGTTCAGATAAACAGAGGAATGACTGGATGCCAGAAATGGAACTATCCAAGTCTTAAACTCCCTTCTCAAGACTCTTCCCTGATTCTTTTCCCCAATTCTTATGAGCTGTCTTGGGAGAAAAGACAGGGTTAGACCAAAGCCACTTGTAGAGCAGGTGTTAAAGTCACAAAAGCCTCTTTAATACCTAAAACCAACCTTTCCTGCAGGGGGGTGCACAGGCAAAGCACTGAGGGGACCTGTTCCAGATTGCTGTGTAGGTGTcagggctgcaggggctgcacTTGGTGTCTGCACTGGcactgcagctctctgccttgTATTCAcctgttgggaaaaaaacaaacagaaaagaaaaccagagagaGCATCTCATAGCCTGGACAGAAATACCCTGCAAAACAggctcagaaagcagcagtaacACTGGGAAAGCTGCTTGGAGAAGCTCTGTTCTCTGAAAGAGacataaatattatttccaAAGACTTTGCTTTTCCATGTATTTACTTGAACCTTAAAGTGCTGCCTTCCACACCCTGATAATGATTTAAGCTTCACATTTCGATAAATTATGGTTAAAAACTCCACtttataataacaaaaataaatattttagactTCCTACCACTTGCTGCCCAGAATTcgcttttctgaaaaaaataaaattaaagagaaacagGCTAAACAGTacccaccacaaagaaaaagggttttAGCTGTGAATTATCATCTTTCATCtgatgtgtttttaaaaagggaaaccTGACAAATCTATCTAGACATTTTCAGTTAGCTCAAGCAACTGTGGCTTCTTCAGCACATACCAATTTCCTGCTTCACCTACCAGAGCTCTCTGACAGCAACTCAGCATTTATGGACACAAATTTTGTTTGCTCAGCACATTGTAAGAAAAACAGGCAGATTTTTTGCTGTGTCTAATGTAATAATATGATGACAATGTATGGCAAATACTctattattataataatactCAAACAGTTATggcccaaaaaacccccaagcccCCTACACATCTTTCTGCAGTCACCAACTCTGCCTAACAAAAGCTTGCTAATAAATGTTACTGAAGTGTCAGATGGGACAACCTTCCAGTTCTGATGGGCAGGGTGCCAATTTTACAGGTGGTTTCTATAGTCCCAGCATTTAATTGTCTCCCAGATTGACAATAGAAAAAATTCCATGCTCTTAAGATGTATGAATAATCGAAATGTAATAAGCTCATTTGAAAATTGACTGAATTTGGTGCTGGAAAGTAAGAGCTTGAATTTCACCCTACCTGGAGGGCACTGGCTGCAACATTTATTAAGTCTTTCTTCATAGAATTCAGTGATGGGATCTTTGCATTGTGCTGAATGTGGTGTGTAAGGCAGTGAGTATTCCTAggagaaattaaaggaaaatcatGAGTCACAAGTCCATCCTGGCCCTAGAGCAGAAATTCAAAAGAGATAAACTAAACTTAAAGATCAGTGCAATTTTATCCACTTTCTTTTCCAAGATGCTGATGAAATAGGAAGCAGCAGATGCCAAAAGTTTAAGCAGAATGCAGTTGAGGTATTTGAGACCATTCCCCTGGTTTTTTAAGGGTCTGTCACAATGAAAAATGTGACTTCCCCAGGTTTTATGTTCAAAAGAATTCAACACAAGTATGGGAACAGCATCACACCTGGTCACTGCTGCATCCCCTAAACCAAAGCACCAAGTACCTATTCTCAGCTGCCATGATTCAACCAACCTTTGGTAAAACACCACTGAAACCTAAATTCTTAACCCtaagcattttctgaaaagcaacCTCTTTCCATCAGTGGGTGCAAAGGACACAGGACACTCAGATCAATTCTCTATTGCTCTAATGATCATTATGTCCTCACTGAGACCCACAGAATATCCAGGCAAGGTAACCTGCCCCTTTAGTCAATGAACCTGGAAATGTTTGcccaaaggaaaggaaaaaaggcttttattATTGGAAACACATCATGATTGCCTTCTGAATGAGAAAGGACTTGATGTGTTGAAAAGAGTGTCTGCAAAAACTTCACTGAAACGGAGCAACTGgctacaaaattaaaaaaaacaaaacccttccTCATATGGCAGGTCAAAAACGTAAGGAACAGTCATACCTGATGTTCAGTTCCTAACAATCACCACAACTCAGTGACTTCAACGAACAAGTGTCAAAATATTTGAAGACCTGCCAtctgttttcaaaaggaaaaatacactcgctcaaaagaaaaaagctaacGTTAGGTCGTGCAAGCGTAGGAGTTTCCTGCTAGATCAGAAAAATGCTCTTCAAAAAGAATGTGGCAATGCTCAGTTTTCTGCAGCCTGGAGAGACTGCTCTGTGTCTGGTCTGCACACATTTAAAGAAGTACTTTAGAAGtattattaaaaagagaaatcaaaacaGGAACCAGCTCTTTGGAAGCCGGTGATGAAGACATCCTTCCTACTGACTGAAAACCACATTTATTGGCTTCACATAGCAGACTAACACTTGCCACTCTGAACTATTACTTAAAGGGACCCCGAGACTTTCTGATGCAGtttgttgaaatattttgccTCCTATCTTGCCAATCATCAGAACCAGGATCTCACCCATCTACTCAATGGTCAGTGTCAAAAAGAGAATTTCCTGAGAATGTGAAGGCAGAGAAAGGTCAGCTTGAGCTTCAATGGTCatgccagaaaataaaaaaggaaagcaaactgGTTAAGTAGAAGTTTCACCACTCCTATTGAAAAGCTGATAACACTGACCAGACACCAGGACAAATCTGAAGAAAGATTGAGTCATCACAGTCTAGCAGGTACTGTGATCAACTTCACTAAATAAGCATTTGagtggctttttaaaatgtaaaactaaACTGCAAGAGCAAACacaggggaggggaaaaaaaaaaaaaaaggagaaatataatAAACCATATCACAAATTATCCTGCTGGTGGagcttcctggaaaaaaattttatctCATCCTCTGCATTGTCTGGCAGTTGTAAATACTGTCTGCTGCCTGATACAATCTCCCTGAAACTTTATCTGATGAGCTGTGGTTCTCAGTGACAATTTCTTGCCAGCAACATTATGGGAAACCAAAAGGACTTGTAACTTAGGTACAATTTATATACACATGTGAGCTCAGCTTTGTTTGCACTGCCATTAATTTTAGTAGTTACTTCCAGAATAAACTAGTTAAATCAAAGCTGTCAAGACCATCAGTCAAATCCCCTAATCTGTCAGAAATGTAGGACTCCTACCAGGTATAAAACTCTCTTGGCTACAAGCAGACTCCACTTTTTTCAGCCATCTCACCAATGTTAAGGTCTGGGTTGGGCAGTACAGTATCTGTACCTACCATTGAGATCCCTGGGCTATTTTGGGCTGAAAGGCTGACAAGTAGAGGCCAGATTTTACTCCACAATCCTGACATTTTGCTATATTTGTATCTCTTGAAAGttcctgtcttctgcttttcctgtggcTCAATGTTATGCAAGCAGCTTgtgtgaaggaaaacaaactttaTGCTGCACCTTTGTGTTCCAGGCTCAGAACTTTACAGATCAGGTCTAATGACAGCAGACTTTTAAGATATTTACACAAATGGACTTTGGAAGACTTAATTTCATTTGACAGGTACAAGTGGCAGTAAAATGCCACTTCAGCAGCAGAGTGACAAACTGCAAACATGAAATTTACTCTATGCACACCAGTCAATTTAAGCACTGTATTTTGGCATAGAAATGGGTTAACTGTGCTGGCCTTGGACTACACAGCTCTGGGGAGTTTTATGCACTGCTTTTGTATTAAGCAATAACTGAGAAGCTGCTTACAAAAACTCAAGGCACTCTTCCCAGAGCCTCTGCATTGTTTCAGTCATTTTCCCACCTGCACCACAGACATCCAGTGGACAACTGGACCTGATTTGTCACTGGAGAGGagtgggctggcagcaggctcCACACCAACCAGGAGGTCAGTCCAGGCTCTGCTAAACACGGATGCACAAGCACAATTGTTTCCAAGATTCCCTATATCCTACCCACTGGTAGATAAAACAAGTGGAGAACATGACTGCCTCTGCACAACCAAGACCATAATGTCTGcaccagagctgagctcagGTCAGTAACAGAAATAATCAGTATTATAATAGTAACAGCAATGAGACATGCTAATATAATGGGTGAATATCTATCTATACATTTAAACCATTCACATAACGTTGATTTTTACTTATGGAGGCCATTTAAATGAAGATATTTAAGCACATATTTTAACCCTAACTCACGTGTCTACATTTTTATTGGTCTCCTTTTCCTACAGTTACCATCTTCAAATTCAAGCTGTCAAACAAAGCAGTCTGAGCAGGAGCTACATCAAATGTTCTTCatgcaaataaaacccaaactccCCTCATCCCCAGACTCCCCTCAGTCCCAGACCCCCCTCAGCCCCGCACTCACCCGGGTGGCCGCGGCGTTGAGCAGCGCTGCCAGGAGCGCCCAGTGCGGTCCCATCCCCGCACTGAGTGAGGACCCTgcgggacgggacggggcgggacgggacgggatggGGACGGGGAGGGAACGGGGCGGGGAGGGACAAGGAGGGGACGGGACAGGACGGAGACGGGGCAGGCGGCTGCTCCCGGCTCCGCTATCTCCCCGGGGCTCCGTTCCCTCTGAGCCCCAGGGCGGATCAAGGGGCGGGAGCGGTGCGGAGCGCTGGGCGGTTACCGGGTACGCGGTGCGGAGGAGGCTGCGGGGTGTGCAGAGGGAGCTCTGCGGTCCTGCTGAGAAGTTCCCGGTTGCACCATTCCGGCACCGAACCCCTCTGCCCCTTGTGCCCGCACCCCCCGCACGCACTGCCCCGATGGTGCAAAGCGACCTTGGTGTGAATCCGGATCTGGCCTGGGGAAGGACTCCAGGTGATTAATAGCTTCCTAAGTTTGGAACAGATCTCTTGCAAATATAGTTTCTTTCTGCGACTGATCCATGTGCTGAAATTATCAACAATGAAGCATTGACAGATCAGACAAGAGAAGTGTGGCTGTGGCTTAAAATCCATGTAAGCTTTAATTCGGGGATTACCAACCTCATTAAACTATCCAAGGATAACACAGGCTGCAAGGCAGATGATTCATCTAGAAAGCTAAAAAAGATTCACTTCTACACAGAGCAGAACCCCACAAATGAGCTGTCAGGAAGAGATCACCCCTTCACAACCCCAGCCAGGTGAACATGGATACTCAGTTTGTGGATACCCAAACTGATGTTCtctaaaattaaacaaaagttCTTACACTTAGAATGAAGTGTGTGCATTGGAAAACAATTAACTATCCTGACTGGAATGAGAAAAGGGTCAGCAGGATTTGTTCtagtttttccttcttccttgcaCTGCTGTTTGATGTCACTGCATGGTGACTTGACCTTCCATTGAACAATAACAGgaagtaaaaccagaaaatgttaattctgtttccttcttcaCCTCACAGTGGTGATACTGACAGCCAAGCCAAATGTCAGTGTGAGCATGAGGAGCAGCTTCTCTTctgaatgaaacaaaacaagtacaaacacagcagcaagcagaaagaATTCACTCTTGCAAGACTCAGGAGATGAACCAAAACTctctgtggcagcagctgcttttagaAATCATGCAGTGCTCTGGACTTGCAGAGAAGAATGGAATTCAGGCAGTAAATACTGGAACTAACAACTACTTGATATTACCTAAGGTTTTCAAATGTACTACACGTAGATTATCCACTGATGGAAGTCCAAGAGCAGATCTCATAATGCTGAGATTTTCCCACTCCATCTCTGGCACTGTGGTTCCAGAAAAGTAAGAATTTCTCTGGATTTCCTTCTTCAATTGCAAAATCTTGTTGACGTTCCTTCCCTTATATTGTGAGGTTTAATGAATGGGAGGCAAAACTAAAAGTATAATTTTACCACTGTTTAAAACAGTGCCGTGTGTGGCTCTGGCCTCCAGATGTCTGGAATAATCTACTGAAGTTAgagaagataaagaaaaagtcaattaaaataatcaagGCAGTGGAGCATgaggaatataaaaaaataccagaacTCAGCCTGGAGGTGTAAGAAGATACAATCAGTCTTAAAGGAACTCAGTATAGCACAAAATTCTGTAATACAAGAATTAGTGGCACTCAATGAAATAAAGAGGTCAGTTTAAAAGGGGTAAAAGTACTTCTTTAGGCAGTGAATGGTACAACTGTCTGTAATCTGTTGCTACGGGTGCTTATGGTGGCAGATTGTACCAGGAaatcaaaaaaagagaaaaaaaatcaatggtaACGTGAATGAACACTGAGGGCTGGGACAAAGTCACATCCTTAATCCAATTGCAGCTGATCTTGAGAGGAATGCAAACAGCAGCTATTAACCAGGCTCATGTGCTCTTCCTAAATAACATCTCGGACTGGCAGAGACAAAATGTTGGGCTCACATTGCTAGTCTGGCCCAAAAAGGTGGTTTTTATGACCTTATGTTCCTTTTGTGTGTTCTAAGACAAAATATGCTGAAGTTGAACACCTGTTTTTACAGCTTTCTGTCCAGGGTAAAACTACAAAGCCAGTAGATGTTTTTGTGGTTCCTTTTTTGACTATTAAGGCACACTTTGTCATCTTACTCATTTTCCATTGTCCTGTGCAAAACCAGAGTCAGCACTTTTACAGCTGTCAAACAAGCAGCACGAAAGAtcaagaagcagcaaaacatGAGCCAGGTGAccacaaaactgatttttttaaaagcaaagatgtGCACATCAGTGTCACCCTGATGATCATGAGCAATTCTAAACCAAGCAGATACTAACAAAGTGATAAGGACTGTTTCTCACTCCTTcctttttctagaaaaaaaaaaaagtttttttcttcttttctctttttacagaCTCCACACTGGGCTAAACCCAGAGTTCATCCACACCCAAGTATTCAGCCAGTGTGGCTTCCATCAGCAGAGGCCATTCTGTACACTTACTGGTGATTTGAAGTAGTGAAAAAGCAGGACTCAAACTCCAAAAATCAGAAAGTATATTGTAAAGAACAATGGACTTCCTTTAGTTTTATTTGTCCTATGCTTTCTGAGTCTGTGATCCCTTTTAATCCTATTTCCTCAAAAAACAAAGTCCACAAACTTCAGAGTTCTGTTTGTGTTAGGGAAAACTGAAATTGTCATTACTTCTGGTCAAGAGTtgaagccttaaaaaaaattaacagattttGCAAAATACATGACAAAATTAGAAGTATTGGTAATACTGCAATAGAAACAACCTATGAAACATGACTGGGTCTCAAGCTTAACTTGGAATTCTGGCCAGAATGGTCATAACTCTGAGAAACAATGAGACAGAGTTTTCAGTTCCTTCATGCAGAGAAAGCAGGTTGTGAAACTTGAGCTGGCATCCACAAATCCTCTGAATTTGATTTATCCTGATTTTATATTTgattatttgatttatttgattttatattCAATTTGATTGAATCCTCTGGCTTTGATTTAAATTTGTTCCCAGCATGATACtgggagaaagagggaaaaagaaacacttgaCATCAGCTACGAAGGCCAATGCTTTGAATGATGGAACAAGTCCCAGCACTCCCTGTTTGGGtgcatttcagtgtttcacaaGAGTTATCAGATAACCTCAGGCACTAGGGATTTACCTCCCTTCTCACAGAGCCTCAGGCTCACCCTGGATGTTTCTGCAGCTTCACCCATCTCCCCAGTGGATTATCACTTCTCAGTGGCAGTGGTAGGGTGATGAaattccttcccctcctcttccacAGGAATCATTACATCATTCCCTGGAAAAGACTCCGTTTCCTGCTCTGGGTAGTGCATTGCCAGCTCCTCTTCTGGGTTTTCATGGCCTTCAGCATGACTTTCACATCCTCGAGCAGCACAGTTTTTGCCACTAGACCCATCTGAAATGGGCCCCACAATAACAGTGTTGGCATTCATGATGCATATTGtttctgaggaaggaaaaaaatagtgctGAAAGTAGTTAATCACTGCTGACCCTAGAGTTGCTTCCTTTtcatacaaaatatttgtttggtcacagttttgttttgtggggttttattcTCCCCTGTTCTATCTTTAATCAGAGGCCTGGGGGTCAAGCCCATCActgtgaaaacacagaattCACACACTGCAAGCTGTctgtttccttcttcatttAAAAGGTGCCTTTAAATTTGAAATAGAAGCTGTGAACATGCTAAGTGAGAAGGAAAACCTGAATATTTTACCCTACACTGCCTGGTTTTGGGCCTGAGCATTTTAGATCAAGCAGATGCAGCTCACACGTGGTGAGGCCACTGcaggaaaaaggcaaattagAGAAGGCAGAAAGATATTCACAAGGCTCTGTTAGAAGAAGCAACTAATTGGGATCTGGATGAGATGTGGAGAACCCAAGGAAACTACCAGGATGTCTCAGGCATACTGTGTCTCTCTTGGATAAACaattctccttcttctcctaCCCCGTGTCATGGTCAAAGATTTTATGGGAACTTATGGGAGACACATTTCAAGCTGTTACTGTAAaaccaagagaagaaaataacagatTGAGACATGTCAAGTACAACTTGTCATTAACATGCCATTAACAAGTACAACAtgtcattaaatatttcagcatcATTTCCCAGCTGGCATATTCTGGATTTCAAAtttcctctgcaaattgacATCTTCAGGcatggaaagaggaagaagagcatTTTTATGGCAGGATCACGAGTGAATAAggcaaacaggaaaataataaagtgTTACATTCAAATGAATAGAAATAGCAGAATTTGTGTTTCAAAGGTTCTGGAGATTCAACTTCAATTTTCATTAGAAGCTTTTGACGCTTTGCAGCTTACTAACTATCTCAGAATGACTTTCTGTGCCCATGGCTGAAAACTGAGAAGGccagaggggggggaaaaaaaaattaaaaaaaaaaaagcaagactcACCAATTCGATTATTTGTGTGGTCTCTCACTCGAGAATCAATCAGGCAATCTGGAGCATTTCCATTGCTCTGTGCCACATCAGTCACACTCACATCAGGTTTTTCTGTGCTGGAGACCAAGTTATTGTTGGCTTCCAAAGGGAGGGTTCTGCCAATTAACTCCTTCTCTTCTGGGCCACTCTCAGTAGTCAGCATCACCTGCCAACACAGGAGGAGGGCTGGATGTACACAGAACACTGGGAAGACAGCAAGAGGTCTGCAGAACCCTTCTGGAGCAGTCAGAATCACACCATGTACATCCTGGCACCATTGTTACAGGGAGTAGAAAGCTCCAGAGTGCTGAACTGCCACAGGAGCTGAAGCTTCTTTGAATTAGGTTCCTGCTTCACTTAAGgccatatttaaaaataacagaggACATGGGAGGAGATGGAAGGAAAGTACAAATCCCACTGGTGTGACTGGAGCAG
Proteins encoded in this window:
- the TNFRSF1B gene encoding tumor necrosis factor receptor superfamily member 1B isoform X1 — translated: MGPHWALLAALLNAAATREYSLPYTPHSAQCKDPITEFYEERLNKCCSQCPPGEYKAESCSASADTKCSPCSPDTYTAIWNRSPQCFACAPPCRKGFVQNQTCTRSQDRICSCPPNEYCILKIDDYCKVCRLHRKCGKGYRVSRRGTDSTDTECKPCPPGTFSREESYKTSCKPHRVCKSVAVPGNSIRDTVCNESEAALSTVLPHTALNLLLTQRTNKPEIVTRAVMLNSVPDISYIVGLVAGPFLFVLIIAILGYCLVLKKKALTYYPPATEADLPFSPAEKQCDKKVSNTGLQNSSSSGQEMQHLLETSGSSSSSLNNPPGNSRVGVVSSKNNEKKETEGFQQPHSAAGRCKLHSGDRHNSASSELSGTGGTQVNVTCIIKVCSPDCSSQCPEQTHSPGSMDYGNTPCHSSTGEKFPLSKEENPLKKETGIQISMENEDNSIEE